CGGCGCTCGCAATTGCCATTCACAACTTCCCCGAGGGATTGGTCACATTCGGAACGGCTCTCACTGACGTAAAGCTTGGCGCGATCACAGCTTTTGCCATCGCTATCCATAACATCCCGGAAGGCGTCTCTGTCTCGGTCCCAATCTTTTATGCGACGGGTAACAGGAAAAAAGCATTCTTATGGTCCTTTCTGTCGGGAGCAACGGAACCTGTCGGAGCTCTTGTGGGGTTTTTGTTATTAATGCCTTTTCTGACAGAAAAACTACTGGCGCCCCTTCTCGCAGTCATCGCGGGAATTATGGTCTATATTTCATTGGATGAACTCATTCCCATGGCGCATCGTTATGGCCATGGCCACATCGCTATGTTCGGAGTAGTCCTCGGCATGTTCATCATGGCTCTGGGTTTACTGATGTTTTAGGAATCTCCCAGAACCAGAGACATTCCACGCCTTTTGCAGGCGTCGCATTCGGGTCGTTTCGCGGAATTTTTCATTTCACGCACCATATGATACGATGAAAAACGAGACCGTCCGGATTCGGCTGGAGCATTTATGAAGAAATCCGCAAGAACGAAGAACCAGCTTTTGGAAGAAATACACTCCCTCAAAGCTCGTCTGGCGCATCTGGAGCAAACGCAGAGCGAATGTC
The nucleotide sequence above comes from Candidatus Abyssobacteria bacterium SURF_5. Encoded proteins:
- the zupT gene encoding zinc transporter ZupT; translation: MAGNIGQALLLTTVAGLATGVGSIIAFFIKKPKTSYLSFSLGFSAGVMIFISFAELLSEAVAGAGKIWGFGGFFIGIVFIGIIDRLVPEVVNPHHVDVASYVSEAGTDEAIMKTGIPTALAIAIHNFPEGLVTFGTALTDVKLGAITAFAIAIHNIPEGVSVSVPIFYATGNRKKAFLWSFLSGATEPVGALVGFLLLMPFLTEKLLAPLLAVIAGIMVYISLDELIPMAHRYGHGHIAMFGVVLGMFIMALGLLMF